From the genome of Polyangiaceae bacterium, one region includes:
- a CDS encoding carboxylate-amine ligase, with protein MSTTVSGLLDNQFTLGIEEEFQIVHPESRELRSYVSQLLEEGGKQSLLRERVRPEMHQSVVETGTGICRDIRQARSEICELRGELNGLASKHGLRIVAAGTHPFSDWKRQEITDGERYKVIVEDLQDVARANLIFGLHVHVGIKDKEVAIALANQVRYFLPHILALSTSSPFWLGRNSGLKSIRSEIFKRFPRTGIPGHFDSYHQYQSYVDLLVKTGCIDNAKKIWWDVRAHPFFDTVEVRICDMSTRIDDTVALAALIQAIMGKLYLLYQRNMGFREYARELVEENKWRAVRYGIDGQLIDFGKQRQVPLRALISELLDFVSEAADIFKSQEELDRVRKILVEGTSADKQLAVYAKTQSYQAVVDHLIHETSLGA; from the coding sequence ATGAGCACTACGGTTTCTGGGCTTCTCGACAACCAATTCACCCTCGGCATCGAGGAAGAGTTTCAGATCGTTCACCCCGAATCGCGCGAGCTGCGTTCGTACGTGAGTCAGCTCCTCGAGGAAGGTGGCAAGCAGTCGCTGCTTCGCGAGCGCGTGCGTCCGGAGATGCATCAGTCGGTCGTCGAAACGGGCACGGGCATCTGTCGTGACATCAGGCAAGCGCGGTCGGAGATCTGCGAGCTACGAGGTGAGCTGAACGGGCTTGCGAGCAAGCATGGTCTGCGCATCGTCGCCGCCGGCACGCATCCGTTCAGCGATTGGAAGAGGCAGGAGATCACTGATGGCGAACGTTACAAAGTCATCGTCGAAGATCTTCAGGACGTTGCTCGCGCGAACTTGATTTTCGGGCTTCACGTGCACGTGGGCATCAAGGACAAGGAGGTCGCGATCGCGCTTGCGAACCAGGTTCGTTACTTCCTTCCGCACATCTTGGCGCTGTCGACGTCGAGCCCGTTCTGGCTTGGTCGCAATTCCGGTCTGAAGAGCATCCGAAGCGAGATTTTCAAGCGATTCCCGCGCACGGGCATCCCTGGCCATTTCGACTCGTACCATCAGTACCAGTCGTACGTGGACTTGCTGGTGAAGACGGGTTGCATCGACAACGCGAAGAAGATTTGGTGGGACGTTCGGGCGCATCCGTTCTTCGACACGGTGGAGGTGCGCATCTGCGACATGTCGACGCGCATCGACGACACGGTGGCACTCGCGGCGCTCATTCAAGCGATCATGGGCAAACTTTATTTGCTGTACCAACGAAACATGGGCTTCCGCGAGTATGCTCGTGAGCTCGTCGAGGAGAACAAGTGGCGCGCGGTGCGCTACGGCATCGACGGGCAGCTCATCGACTTCGGCAAGCAGAGGCAGGTGCCGCTGCGAGCGTTGATCAGCGAGCTTTTGGATTTCGTGTCGGAGGCGGCCGATATCTTCAAGTCGCAAGAGGAGCTCGATCGCGTGCGCAAGATCCTCGTGGAGGGGACGAGTGCCGACAAGCAGCTTGCGGTTTACGCGAAGACGCAGAGCTATCAGGCGGTTGTCGATCATCTCATCCACGAGACGAGCCTAGGCGCCTGA
- a CDS encoding GNAT family N-acetyltransferase has product MSDERIRPTRIRVSRLQEVQVEALVEVERACAAMYHDLGFDAAEVPVRTFADIAHLPRYHNVYVAEADHEVAGYVAWRDESPGVAYIEELSVHPQFQRFGVGSKLLATVEEDAVRAGLADVVAKKVDKAAWATAFYAHHGFTEIGAGASAKAQGWVDERSGGRPLTRPGEVVIWKRLRAQ; this is encoded by the coding sequence ATGAGCGACGAACGCATCCGCCCGACACGCATCCGAGTTTCACGCCTGCAAGAGGTCCAAGTCGAAGCGCTCGTCGAGGTCGAGCGAGCTTGCGCGGCGATGTATCACGACCTTGGTTTCGACGCGGCGGAGGTGCCAGTGCGCACATTTGCGGACATTGCGCACTTGCCGCGGTACCACAACGTGTACGTGGCCGAAGCGGATCACGAGGTCGCGGGCTACGTGGCGTGGCGGGACGAATCGCCGGGCGTGGCGTACATCGAGGAGCTGTCGGTGCATCCGCAGTTTCAGCGCTTCGGGGTCGGCTCGAAGCTGTTGGCCACGGTGGAAGAAGACGCGGTGCGAGCGGGCTTGGCCGACGTCGTTGCGAAAAAGGTCGACAAGGCGGCGTGGGCAACGGCGTTCTACGCGCACCACGGGTTCACGGAGATCGGCGCTGGGGCGAGCGCGAAGGCGCAGGGCTGGGTGGATGAGCGATCCGGCGGAAGGCCGCTGACGCGGCCCGGCGAGGTCGTGATCTGGAAGCGGCTGAGAGCGCAGTAG
- a CDS encoding PQQ-binding-like beta-propeller repeat protein produces MFRPITASRSVATLGVALACAVGALGCETSGIPATPQVPTWLHHPGGALSVWLRRPLTSESRKQAEMYERGQPALDVEGRRVFVGSSDNGMYCLRAQDGSTLWRFETLGPVQSEPLYDAKEDTLYFGSNDGALYKVAASDGKLLWRFATNAEVLRRPVLRNGIVYVMNANDTLVAMHADTGALKWHQHRTPAFGMEVSGYAGPALGRDKIYTAFSDGVVLAYDAEDGSEQWPIVDLAAEAEATAPGDRVRYLDVDTTPVVSRISSGEVVFVGSYAGGVFALDAENGTRAWVNDKAVGVTELMLWEQPEHAPHDGPLPTVAGQRILFAASGLTGLWALDPNDGRTLWRRNLPEGGITMPVAVAGALVVGTSRYGLFLFSPVNGGLIDGILPGASFAMTPAVHGVRAFVLDNGGSLLGVQVMPPRPESKKADWPQF; encoded by the coding sequence ATGTTTCGGCCGATCACCGCATCTCGCAGCGTCGCAACGCTTGGCGTGGCGCTGGCTTGTGCCGTGGGAGCGCTTGGCTGTGAGACATCCGGCATTCCGGCAACGCCGCAGGTGCCGACGTGGTTGCATCATCCCGGTGGCGCGTTGTCCGTATGGCTTCGCCGCCCGCTGACGTCGGAATCGCGTAAGCAAGCGGAGATGTACGAGCGAGGGCAACCAGCGCTCGACGTCGAAGGCCGGCGCGTGTTCGTCGGGTCGAGCGACAATGGGATGTACTGCCTTCGGGCGCAGGATGGCTCGACGCTGTGGCGATTCGAGACATTGGGTCCGGTGCAGAGTGAGCCACTTTACGACGCTAAAGAAGATACGCTGTATTTCGGCTCGAACGATGGGGCTCTGTACAAGGTAGCGGCGAGCGACGGGAAGCTTTTGTGGCGGTTTGCGACGAACGCGGAGGTTCTGCGACGGCCGGTGCTGCGTAACGGCATCGTGTACGTGATGAACGCGAACGACACGCTCGTTGCGATGCATGCGGACACGGGTGCGCTGAAGTGGCATCAGCATCGAACGCCGGCGTTTGGGATGGAAGTGTCTGGTTACGCAGGGCCGGCGCTGGGTCGCGACAAGATTTACACGGCGTTTTCCGATGGTGTTGTGCTTGCGTACGACGCCGAAGATGGGTCGGAACAGTGGCCGATCGTGGATTTGGCGGCGGAAGCCGAGGCGACTGCGCCGGGCGATCGCGTGCGGTACCTGGATGTGGACACGACGCCGGTCGTGTCGCGGATTTCGTCGGGCGAAGTGGTGTTCGTTGGCAGTTATGCGGGCGGTGTGTTTGCGCTCGACGCGGAAAACGGCACGCGGGCGTGGGTGAATGACAAGGCGGTCGGCGTGACCGAGCTGATGTTGTGGGAGCAGCCCGAGCACGCGCCGCATGATGGGCCGCTGCCGACGGTGGCTGGGCAGCGGATTCTGTTTGCGGCGTCGGGTCTGACGGGGCTGTGGGCGCTCGATCCGAACGACGGTCGCACGCTTTGGCGGCGGAACTTGCCGGAAGGCGGCATCACGATGCCCGTGGCGGTGGCCGGAGCGTTGGTCGTGGGAACGTCGCGGTACGGGTTGTTCTTGTTTTCACCGGTGAACGGTGGGCTCATCGATGGGATTTTGCCGGGCGCGAGCTTCGCGATGACGCCGGCGGTCCACGGGGTGCGAGCGTTCGTACTGGACAACGGCGGTTCGTTGCTTGGAGTCCAGGTCATGCCGCCGCGACCCGAATCGAAGAAGGCGGACTGGCCGCAGTTCTGA